From the Candidatus Brocadiia bacterium genome, one window contains:
- a CDS encoding cystathionine gamma-synthase, whose product MKFATKAIHSGNKRDESTGAIAVPIYQTSTYIQDAVGVHKGFCYSRTGNPTRQALESNLAMLESAKYGLTFASGLAAVNTVMNLLKTGDHVVSANDLYGGTYRIFTKLFVNYGLTFDFVDATNLNNITNAIRLNTKVLWLESPSNPLLKVTDLRGAIAIARKHRILTVVDNTFATPYLQQPITLGADIVLQSTTKYLGGHSDIIGGALMTNNAGLYERLKFFQNAVGAVPGPLDCFLTLRGTKTLALRMEKHCTNAMAVAKFLAKHPKVNKVYYPGLPSHPGHNIAKRQMTGFGGMVSFEVKGDAKKTKRIAASTKLFALAESLGCARSLINHPPSMTHASVPPEVRKRIGINDNLVRLSVGIEDSQDLINDLKQALK is encoded by the coding sequence ATGAAATTTGCCACCAAAGCGATTCATTCGGGCAACAAGCGCGATGAATCTACCGGCGCTATTGCCGTGCCCATCTACCAGACCTCGACCTATATCCAGGATGCGGTTGGCGTGCATAAGGGATTTTGCTATTCCAGAACCGGTAATCCCACCCGGCAGGCGCTGGAATCGAACCTGGCCATGCTGGAAAGCGCTAAGTATGGGCTGACTTTCGCCAGCGGCCTGGCCGCGGTCAATACGGTCATGAATTTGCTTAAGACCGGCGACCACGTCGTTTCGGCCAACGACCTTTACGGCGGAACCTACCGCATATTTACCAAACTGTTTGTTAATTACGGGCTGACTTTTGACTTCGTCGATGCGACCAATTTGAATAATATCACCAACGCCATCAGGCTCAACACCAAAGTCCTGTGGCTGGAAAGCCCGTCCAATCCGCTTCTTAAGGTGACCGACCTGCGGGGTGCTATTGCCATCGCCAGGAAACACCGGATTCTGACTGTGGTGGATAACACCTTTGCCACGCCCTATCTCCAGCAGCCGATAACGCTGGGTGCGGATATTGTCCTGCAAAGCACCACTAAATACCTGGGTGGGCATTCGGATATCATCGGCGGCGCGTTGATGACCAACAACGCCGGGCTGTACGAACGTCTCAAGTTTTTTCAGAACGCGGTCGGCGCCGTGCCCGGGCCGTTGGATTGTTTCCTGACCTTGCGCGGCACCAAGACGCTGGCGCTCCGGATGGAAAAGCACTGCACTAACGCCATGGCCGTGGCTAAGTTCCTGGCCAAACATCCCAAAGTCAACAAGGTTTATTATCCCGGACTGCCCTCGCATCCAGGCCATAACATTGCCAAACGCCAGATGACCGGATTCGGCGGCATGGTTTCATTTGAGGTCAAGGGCGACGCCAAAAAGACCAAGCGGATTGCTGCCTCGACCAAATTATTTGCCCTGGCCGAGAGTCTGGGCTGCGCCCGCTCTTTGATAAATCATCCGCCTTCGATGACCCACGCGTCGGTTCCGCCCGAAGTCAGGAAAAGGATCGGAATAAACGATAATCTTGTACGCTTGTCGGTTGGCATAGAAGATTCGCAGGATTTAATCAACGACCTGAAACAGGCGTTGAAATAA
- a CDS encoding TldD/PmbA family protein encodes MKTDQDAKKITDRIIKLAKTYGQADIILVSGSSSLTRYADNVITQNVHEDEITEVIIRLIKKSGKSSRVVVNQMDEGTIKQALKRASDMADCQKSAEPNRLELTSRQKYEKVDSYVEATARLSPADRARLIKEAIIECKQRNLRGSGTYSNGVYSITVANSKGMFAHHLSTSAEFAITCLSSDSSARATKNARDVNEINTVQLARTAADKAIKAQNAVSVPAGPYTVVLEPMASVEFLFFMAFHGFGALSYQEGRSFLSGKMGKKVMGENINISDDIYHPMVRGMPFDFEGMPKKKVLLIEKGVAKGVVYDRLTAKKAKTHSTGHGLPQPNSHGPLTSALVLHPADSSVSEMIASTKKGLLVSEFHYTNVLDPLKLIITGMTRNGVYLIEDGVVTKGVKNMRFTESVLSALSNVELIARDAELQKGFFGSGGFVAPALKVDNFNFSSETKF; translated from the coding sequence ATGAAAACCGATCAAGACGCCAAAAAGATTACCGACCGAATTATCAAATTAGCCAAGACTTACGGCCAGGCGGACATTATCCTGGTTTCCGGCAGTTCGTCGCTGACCCGTTACGCTGATAACGTTATTACCCAGAATGTGCATGAAGACGAAATAACGGAAGTAATAATCCGGCTGATAAAGAAGTCCGGCAAATCGTCCCGGGTGGTGGTTAACCAGATGGACGAGGGTACCATCAAGCAGGCGCTCAAGCGCGCCAGCGATATGGCCGATTGCCAGAAGAGCGCGGAGCCAAACCGATTGGAGCTGACGTCGCGCCAGAAATACGAGAAGGTGGACAGCTATGTCGAGGCTACGGCCCGGCTTTCGCCGGCCGACCGGGCCCGGTTAATCAAGGAAGCCATTATCGAATGTAAACAACGAAACCTGCGCGGGTCTGGCACTTATTCCAACGGCGTGTATTCCATTACTGTAGCCAATTCTAAAGGTATGTTCGCGCATCACCTGTCCACCTCAGCTGAATTTGCCATTACCTGCCTGTCCAGCGACAGTTCGGCCCGGGCCACCAAGAATGCCAGGGATGTCAATGAGATTAACACGGTCCAGCTGGCCCGGACCGCGGCGGATAAGGCTATTAAAGCCCAGAATGCCGTGAGCGTTCCGGCCGGGCCGTATACCGTAGTGTTGGAGCCGATGGCTTCGGTGGAATTTCTGTTCTTTATGGCTTTTCACGGATTCGGAGCGCTGTCTTATCAGGAAGGACGCAGTTTCCTGTCCGGGAAAATGGGCAAGAAGGTTATGGGAGAGAACATCAACATTAGTGACGATATCTACCATCCTATGGTTCGTGGCATGCCGTTTGACTTTGAAGGTATGCCCAAGAAGAAGGTTTTATTGATTGAGAAGGGTGTAGCCAAAGGAGTGGTTTATGACCGGCTGACCGCCAAAAAGGCCAAAACCCATTCGACCGGGCATGGACTGCCCCAGCCGAATTCTCACGGGCCGCTGACCAGTGCGTTGGTACTGCATCCGGCCGATTCATCCGTGTCCGAGATGATTGCCTCGACTAAGAAGGGACTGCTGGTGTCGGAATTCCATTATACCAACGTGCTCGACCCGCTGAAACTTATTATTACCGGTATGACTCGCAACGGCGTTTACCTGATAGAGGACGGAGTGGTCACCAAGGGTGTTAAGAATATGCGGTTTACCGAAAGCGTTTTGTCGGCTCTTTCTAACGTGGAGTTGATAGCCCGCGACGCGGAATTGCAGAAAGGGTTTTTCGGCAGTGGCGGCTTTGTCGCCCCGGCACTGAAGGTTGATAACTTTAATTTCTCAAGCGAGACTAAATTCTGA
- the def gene encoding peptide deformylase — protein MKILTHPHPALKRKAQPVKEINKRLVKFVRAMFDTMYKANGVGLAGPQVNFPFAVAVINLTRKPADEIVLINPKITKASGALICEEGCLSLPEFTAKIKRSKKIVCEAHDLTGKRFAIEAEDILARAVQHELDHLNGVLLLDRMEKSETAK, from the coding sequence ATGAAAATCCTGACTCATCCGCATCCGGCCCTGAAGCGTAAGGCCCAGCCGGTCAAGGAAATAAATAAGCGGCTGGTTAAATTCGTCCGGGCTATGTTTGATACCATGTACAAGGCCAACGGCGTCGGCCTGGCCGGTCCGCAGGTCAACTTCCCCTTTGCCGTGGCCGTGATTAACCTGACCCGTAAACCGGCCGACGAAATCGTCCTGATAAATCCTAAAATTACCAAGGCTTCGGGCGCGCTTATTTGCGAGGAAGGCTGCCTGAGCCTGCCGGAGTTTACCGCCAAGATAAAGCGCAGTAAGAAGATTGTTTGCGAGGCGCATGACCTGACCGGCAAACGGTTCGCCATCGAGGCCGAAGATATCCTGGCCCGGGCTGTCCAGCACGAACTGGACCATCTTAACGGAGTCCTGCTTCTGGATCGAATGGAAAAAAGTGAGACTGCTAAATAA
- the ribF gene encoding riboflavin biosynthesis protein RibF has translation MRLLNNLNKCSRIKSPVITWGIFDGVHLGHRALIGALVARARKSKRPSLVITFDEHPKRVLSDSSEPLYITSIAHRLLLLEQLGVDYCLVLPFTREFSRMSAVGFINNIILEKLRPSGIVLTRDTVFGHNQDGGLNLLRKMAPVVPLWIVPPRFYKKHIISSTLIRRAIQKNRLADALAMLGRPVSILGTVVHGDRRGRTIGFPTANLDPHHEILPPNGVYAGRTGLTGKKDYRVLVNIGTRPTFHRAGRVTIEVYILNYREPSKNSLYGIDIEVQILKFLRSERKFGSSRALVKQISRDIKNALKGK, from the coding sequence GTGAGACTGCTAAATAATTTAAATAAATGCTCCCGGATAAAATCTCCGGTCATCACCTGGGGCATATTTGACGGAGTTCACCTCGGGCACCGGGCGCTCATCGGGGCCCTGGTCGCGCGCGCCCGGAAATCCAAACGGCCGTCGCTGGTCATTACTTTTGATGAACATCCCAAACGCGTTCTCTCGGATTCCAGCGAGCCGCTTTACATCACATCCATCGCTCATCGGTTGCTCCTGCTCGAACAATTGGGCGTTGACTATTGTCTGGTCCTGCCGTTTACCCGGGAGTTCAGCCGGATGTCCGCGGTCGGATTCATAAATAATATCATTCTTGAAAAACTCCGCCCGTCCGGAATAGTCCTGACCCGCGACACGGTTTTCGGACATAATCAGGACGGCGGCCTTAACCTGCTCCGGAAAATGGCGCCGGTTGTTCCTCTGTGGATTGTCCCGCCCAGATTTTATAAGAAACATATTATCAGCAGCACGCTGATACGCCGGGCTATACAGAAAAACCGGCTGGCTGACGCCCTGGCGATGCTCGGACGGCCGGTCAGCATCTTGGGCACCGTGGTACACGGCGACCGGCGCGGACGGACCATCGGTTTTCCCACGGCCAACCTCGACCCGCACCACGAAATATTACCGCCCAACGGGGTTTATGCCGGCCGGACCGGACTGACCGGTAAAAAAGATTACCGCGTTCTGGTAAATATCGGTACCCGGCCGACTTTCCATCGCGCCGGACGGGTAACCATCGAGGTTTACATCCTGAATTACCGCGAGCCGAGTAAAAATTCGCTTTACGGGATTGATATCGAGGTGCAAATACTGAAATTTCTCCGGTCCGAGAGAAAATTCGGCTCATCCCGGGCTCTGGTCAAGCAGATTTCCCGCGATATAAAGAACGCTCTCAAAGGAAAATAA
- a CDS encoding TldD/PmbA family protein produces the protein MRDLTNTALNIANSRGVNYADIRIIRFNSENIHVRNSRISTLDNNESLGFGVRVLIDGAWGFASSSQVTKAEIEKITALAINIAQASAMLKKDDVNLTQETPAVDLWQTPFVIDPFSVPLQEKLGLLFEIDRVLRKNKKVKVAMGGMAFLREHQWFASTEGSFIEQVLLRSGAGYSATAVGNNDTQVRSYPTSFGGQYMCMGYELIKSLNLLEHAEQTRDEAVGLLTAAPCPSGKLDLILGGPQLALQIHESVGHPTELDRVLGMEESFAGRSFLTPDKYKNFQFGSELVNLVADGTVPGGLATIGYDDDGVRAQRWHLVKNGMFCGYQTNREVALKIGENKSRGCSRAEGFTRIPIVRNNNISLMPGKWTLDDLIRDTQHGVYMDTNKSWSIDQMRLNFQFGCEIGWEIKNGKKIRMVKNPNYQGITPEFWNSCDAICDDKHWVLWGVPNCGKGEPMQTAEMSHGTAPTRFRKTTVGVKTK, from the coding sequence ATGCGAGATTTAACTAACACGGCACTTAACATTGCCAACAGCCGGGGGGTAAACTATGCGGATATTAGGATCATCCGGTTTAATAGCGAAAATATTCATGTGCGTAATTCGCGTATCAGCACTTTAGACAACAACGAATCTTTGGGTTTTGGGGTGCGGGTGCTCATAGATGGTGCTTGGGGATTTGCCTCGAGCAGTCAGGTGACCAAGGCGGAAATAGAAAAGATAACCGCACTGGCCATCAATATCGCCCAAGCCAGCGCCATGCTTAAGAAAGACGACGTCAATCTGACTCAGGAGACGCCGGCCGTTGATCTGTGGCAGACTCCTTTTGTGATTGATCCCTTCAGCGTGCCTTTACAGGAAAAACTGGGGTTGCTTTTTGAGATAGACCGCGTTCTGCGGAAGAATAAAAAGGTCAAGGTAGCCATGGGTGGTATGGCGTTCCTGCGCGAGCACCAGTGGTTCGCCTCGACCGAAGGAAGTTTTATCGAGCAGGTGCTTCTCAGGAGCGGCGCGGGATATTCGGCTACGGCCGTAGGCAATAACGATACCCAGGTCCGTTCTTATCCGACATCGTTTGGCGGGCAGTATATGTGCATGGGTTATGAGTTGATAAAGAGCTTGAACCTGCTGGAGCACGCCGAGCAGACCCGTGATGAAGCAGTGGGACTGTTGACGGCCGCACCCTGTCCGAGCGGGAAGCTGGATCTGATTCTGGGCGGACCGCAGCTGGCTCTACAGATACACGAATCGGTCGGCCATCCGACCGAACTGGACCGGGTTTTGGGAATGGAGGAAAGCTTCGCTGGGCGGAGCTTCCTGACCCCGGATAAATACAAGAATTTCCAATTCGGTTCCGAGTTGGTAAATCTGGTGGCGGACGGGACGGTGCCGGGAGGTTTGGCCACTATTGGCTATGACGATGACGGGGTCAGGGCTCAAAGATGGCACCTGGTCAAAAACGGAATGTTCTGCGGCTACCAGACCAACCGGGAAGTAGCCCTGAAGATAGGCGAAAACAAGAGCCGCGGCTGTTCCCGGGCCGAAGGGTTTACGCGCATACCCATCGTTCGTAATAATAACATTTCGCTTATGCCGGGAAAATGGACGCTGGATGATTTAATCCGCGACACCCAGCACGGCGTCTATATGGACACCAATAAATCCTGGAGTATTGACCAGATGCGGTTGAATTTCCAATTCGGCTGTGAAATTGGTTGGGAGATAAAGAACGGCAAGAAAATCCGGATGGTTAAGAACCCCAACTACCAAGGAATCACGCCAGAGTTTTGGAATTCTTGTGACGCCATATGCGATGACAAGCACTGGGTGCTCTGGGGCGTGCCCAACTGCGGCAAGGGAGAGCCGATGCAAACGGCCGAGATGTCGCACGGTACGGCGCCGACCAGATTCCGCAAGACCACGGTTGGAGTCAAGACCAAGTAA
- a CDS encoding homoserine dehydrogenase produces the protein MKQINIGLLGCGQVGTGMVQLLGQQKEFIENRTRLRLSIVRTLVRSSGKKRPVRAPGITTDVNRILKDKNIDIVVELLGGLEPARSYIIQALRSGKNVVTANKAVLAHHGVEIMDAAAKAKRHVYYEAAVCAGIPVIRSIKDGLLANHIGLIMGILNGTTNYILTRMAEDNLSLADALKLAQAKGFAEPDPTMDIRGYDAAHKLVVLAGLSFGINVRPGQIYTEGLTGIETEDIRNATEFGYVIKLLAIGREVSGNRIELKVHPTMIPKVHPLAAVRNEFNALYLNGSAVGPMMFYGKGAGPLPTASAIVSDIIEVATQPQAEALPIGWGNKRVMPMDLTVSEHYLRFPIKDKPGVIGKLATILGKYGISIYGATASLVPVKKDLGNVRILTRKTTEAQIKKAVTEINRLSIMRGRAVIIRIAE, from the coding sequence ATGAAACAGATTAATATCGGACTGCTCGGCTGCGGCCAGGTCGGGACCGGGATGGTTCAACTGCTCGGCCAGCAGAAGGAATTTATCGAGAATCGCACCAGATTGCGCCTGTCTATTGTCCGGACGCTGGTGCGCAGTTCCGGCAAGAAACGGCCGGTCAGGGCGCCGGGCATAACCACCGACGTCAACCGCATACTGAAAGATAAAAACATTGATATCGTGGTTGAGCTTCTGGGCGGGCTGGAGCCGGCCCGGTCTTACATAATCCAGGCGCTCCGGTCCGGGAAAAACGTGGTTACCGCCAACAAAGCCGTGTTGGCCCATCACGGCGTTGAAATAATGGATGCCGCGGCCAAAGCCAAACGTCATGTTTATTACGAAGCCGCCGTCTGCGCCGGTATCCCGGTCATCCGCTCCATCAAGGACGGATTGCTGGCCAATCATATCGGGCTGATTATGGGCATCCTTAATGGCACGACTAATTATATTCTTACCCGGATGGCCGAGGATAATCTTAGCCTGGCTGATGCGCTTAAATTGGCCCAGGCCAAAGGTTTTGCCGAACCTGACCCGACCATGGATATCCGCGGATATGACGCCGCCCACAAGCTGGTCGTGCTGGCCGGCCTGTCGTTCGGCATCAATGTCCGGCCCGGCCAGATTTATACCGAAGGCCTTACCGGCATCGAGACTGAGGACATCAGGAACGCCACGGAGTTTGGATATGTCATAAAGCTGTTGGCCATCGGGCGCGAAGTATCCGGAAACAGGATAGAGCTCAAGGTTCACCCGACCATGATACCCAAGGTGCATCCTCTGGCCGCGGTGCGCAACGAGTTCAACGCCTTGTACCTGAACGGCAGCGCCGTCGGGCCGATGATGTTTTACGGCAAAGGCGCCGGCCCGCTGCCCACAGCCAGCGCCATAGTTTCCGATATTATCGAAGTGGCTACCCAGCCCCAAGCTGAAGCATTACCCATTGGCTGGGGCAATAAGCGGGTTATGCCCATGGACCTGACCGTTTCGGAGCATTACCTGCGTTTCCCGATAAAAGACAAGCCCGGAGTCATCGGAAAGCTGGCCACCATCCTGGGCAAATATGGCATCAGCATCTACGGCGCTACGGCGTCGCTGGTGCCGGTCAAGAAAGACCTGGGCAATGTCCGGATCCTGACCAGGAAAACCACCGAAGCCCAGATAAAAAAAGCGGTAACCGAAATCAACCGCCTGTCCATAATGCGCGGACGAGCAGTGATTATTCGGATTGCCGAATGA
- the murJ gene encoding murein biosynthesis integral membrane protein MurJ, producing the protein MKSIISSAGVISACILLSRILGFVRDMLCTGFFGVAWDAFIFAFTIPNLFRRLFGEGALSAAFIPTFSQYIHNKEASETMRFISIVITILFGFLALISAAIIVATLVLPLIIPSFRQSEFMMMSFKLLRIMIPYMPLICLVALFQAILNSLKHFAMPALASVVLNIFWIGGFVVASRMDTSDENKVIIMAWAILAGGIMEVIIQLPALQAYKIKYKPAVDLSNPGFREVLRLMGPTIFGLAVFQINLLVDYIIAKGFVPEPGAISALYFGNRLMQFPFALIGVSLATVIFPLLAEYVAKKDIKGMAKQFNHSLALVLFVGIPASIGLVVLAQPLIHWAFYVLPNGLFKIKSFSMEHIDRTAAVLLFYSLGIWAYSSVQIVNRAFYSLKDMRTPVKVGIYTVLANLVLNLILVQFLKEGGIALATTISAVINLVMLLNILGKRINASVPEITRSSFFWHAVKSSVLPVIFSLIMSAVCYLVMNKTLPSDELVRETGRISMMVGSGVVCYSVLALVFQRKLLLEILRKKT; encoded by the coding sequence ATGAAATCGATAATCAGTTCAGCCGGGGTAATCAGCGCTTGCATACTGCTCAGCCGGATACTGGGTTTTGTCCGTGACATGCTCTGCACCGGCTTTTTCGGCGTGGCCTGGGACGCCTTTATCTTTGCCTTTACCATTCCCAACCTGTTCCGCCGGCTTTTCGGCGAAGGCGCACTTTCGGCGGCCTTCATCCCCACCTTCAGCCAGTACATACATAATAAAGAGGCCTCAGAAACGATGCGTTTCATCAGTATCGTCATCACGATCCTATTCGGATTCCTGGCGCTGATTTCCGCGGCAATCATCGTTGCCACGCTGGTTCTTCCGCTCATCATTCCCTCGTTCCGGCAGAGTGAATTCATGATGATGTCGTTCAAGCTTCTGCGCATAATGATTCCCTATATGCCGCTTATCTGCCTGGTGGCCCTTTTTCAGGCCATTCTTAACTCGCTCAAACATTTTGCCATGCCAGCGTTGGCTTCGGTGGTTTTGAATATCTTCTGGATAGGCGGTTTCGTAGTCGCCTCGAGGATGGATACCTCGGACGAAAATAAAGTCATCATTATGGCCTGGGCCATACTTGCCGGAGGAATTATGGAGGTCATCATCCAACTGCCGGCGCTCCAGGCGTACAAAATAAAATACAAACCGGCGGTGGACCTTTCAAACCCGGGGTTTAGGGAAGTCCTGCGCTTGATGGGCCCGACCATATTCGGGCTGGCCGTGTTCCAGATAAATCTCCTGGTCGATTACATCATCGCCAAAGGGTTCGTGCCCGAACCGGGCGCCATATCGGCACTCTATTTCGGCAACCGGCTTATGCAATTCCCCTTCGCGCTTATCGGCGTGTCGCTGGCCACGGTCATCTTCCCGCTCCTGGCCGAATACGTCGCCAAGAAAGATATCAAGGGCATGGCCAAACAATTCAATCATTCACTGGCTCTGGTCCTTTTTGTGGGCATCCCGGCCTCGATCGGCCTGGTGGTTCTGGCACAACCGTTAATACACTGGGCCTTCTACGTCCTGCCCAACGGGCTGTTTAAGATAAAGTCATTCTCTATGGAGCATATCGACCGCACCGCCGCGGTATTGCTGTTCTATTCGCTGGGTATCTGGGCATACAGCTCGGTCCAGATAGTCAACCGAGCGTTTTACTCGCTCAAGGATATGCGCACTCCGGTCAAGGTGGGCATATATACGGTCCTGGCCAACCTGGTCCTTAATCTGATTTTGGTCCAGTTCCTCAAAGAAGGCGGCATTGCGCTGGCCACCACAATCTCGGCGGTAATTAACCTGGTGATGCTTCTTAATATCCTGGGAAAACGGATAAACGCCTCCGTGCCGGAAATTACCCGGAGCTCGTTCTTCTGGCACGCCGTAAAATCATCAGTATTGCCGGTTATTTTCAGCCTGATAATGAGCGCGGTATGCTATCTGGTAATGAATAAAACCCTGCCCAGCGATGAACTCGTCCGTGAAACCGGGCGGATTTCAATGATGGTCGGCAGCGGAGTCGTTTGTTACAGCGTATTGGCGCTGGTATTCCAGCGAAAACTGCTCCTGGAAATTCTCAGGAAAAAGACCTGA
- a CDS encoding Gfo/Idh/MocA family oxidoreductase: MINIAVIGSGDWGKNLVRNFSQLENAHLKTVCDTDEKRLQNVRSAYPGVSTTTKLAEVLDDKDISAVVIASPAVMHYQMVEAALLKGKHTYVEKPFTLKSAEAQKLVNLARDKKLVLMVGHLLKYHPAVTYLKNLIDSGDIGEVYYLYSQRLNLGKVRADENAMWSFAPHDLAVINYLLGETPVSVSARGEAYLQKNIDDVVFMTLGFKSKKIAHIHISWLDPHKVRRLTIVGSKKMVVFDDTEATDKIKIYDKGASKETKYETYGEYISLRFGDIIIPHLKLTEPLNVLCKHFIDCVTNNKVPLTDGQDGLEVVKILESAQQSLDKDGMPIGI, encoded by the coding sequence ATGATTAATATCGCGGTAATCGGTTCCGGAGATTGGGGCAAGAATCTGGTGCGCAATTTCAGCCAGCTGGAAAACGCCCACCTCAAAACCGTCTGCGACACCGATGAGAAACGGCTCCAGAACGTCCGGTCCGCCTATCCGGGCGTAAGCACCACCACCAAACTGGCCGAGGTGCTCGACGACAAAGACATCAGCGCCGTGGTCATCGCCAGCCCGGCAGTAATGCATTACCAAATGGTCGAGGCGGCCCTGCTCAAGGGTAAACACACCTACGTGGAAAAACCATTTACATTAAAATCCGCCGAGGCCCAGAAGTTGGTAAATCTGGCCCGCGACAAAAAACTGGTCCTAATGGTCGGACATTTACTCAAATACCACCCGGCCGTAACGTATCTGAAAAACCTGATAGACTCCGGCGACATCGGCGAAGTCTATTATTTATATTCCCAGCGCCTGAACCTGGGCAAGGTCCGGGCCGATGAAAACGCCATGTGGTCCTTCGCTCCGCACGACCTGGCCGTGATTAATTACCTGCTGGGCGAAACGCCCGTATCGGTTTCGGCCCGGGGCGAGGCTTATCTCCAAAAAAACATCGACGACGTCGTCTTTATGACCCTGGGATTCAAGAGCAAAAAGATAGCCCACATCCATATCTCTTGGCTGGACCCGCACAAAGTCCGGCGGCTAACAATAGTCGGCTCCAAGAAAATGGTGGTGTTTGACGATACCGAGGCGACCGACAAGATAAAAATCTACGACAAAGGCGCCAGCAAAGAGACCAAATACGAAACCTACGGCGAATACATATCGCTCAGGTTCGGCGACATAATTATTCCTCACCTCAAACTAACCGAACCGCTCAATGTGCTCTGCAAACACTTCATCGACTGCGTTACCAACAATAAAGTTCCACTGACCGACGGCCAGGACGGACTAGAGGTGGTGAAAATACTCGAATCCGCCCAGCAATCCCTGGACAAAGACGGCATGCCCATAGGAATTTAG
- a CDS encoding small basic protein produces the protein MGIHKSLVTSGKLARHRNVLKRDERIARLTEEEKWKEESNSVFGLQKVRNILHRAKKVKKAAVEGEGVEAVPGAAPVAGAAAAPGAKPAAGAAKGAAPAAAGKVPAAKGAAAPAAGKKPEAKK, from the coding sequence ATGGGTATTCATAAAAGTTTAGTCACCAGCGGCAAACTGGCCCGCCATCGTAACGTTTTAAAGCGCGATGAACGTATTGCCCGGCTGACCGAAGAAGAAAAGTGGAAAGAAGAGTCCAACTCCGTGTTCGGCCTGCAGAAGGTGCGCAACATCCTGCACCGAGCCAAGAAGGTCAAGAAAGCCGCGGTTGAAGGTGAAGGCGTCGAGGCAGTTCCGGGCGCCGCACCGGTTGCCGGAGCCGCCGCCGCACCGGGCGCCAAACCAGCCGCTGGAGCCGCCAAGGGAGCCGCTCCCGCCGCAGCAGGTAAGGTCCCAGCCGCCAAGGGAGCCGCCGCACCGGCCGCGGGCAAGAAACCCGAAGCCAAGAAGTAG